One genomic region from Deltaproteobacteria bacterium encodes:
- a CDS encoding 23S rRNA (adenine(2503)-C(2))-methyltransferase RlmN, which produces MLKRPAMCYHPRGFHGVSNSPNYILSNRPFGEPMAQRTREIYKPGDIETNLIGVTSQQLAHSLSQRGIAAVHARTLFRRLYKDLAVEPWTDPTLPRGLAAHLSAHGRLELPNIKKALRSGYDQSVKFLCELRDGREIEAVLMPEKARLTLCLSSQVGCAQACVFCHTGRMGLTRQLSVAEIVGQLLLAQRWVAANPEWLHDVRLSPGTRISNVVFMGMGEPLDNVEAVSQAVTIMTDPYGLALGLAHISISTAGHLEGIKQLYAAHPKARLALSVHSAFESKRSRIMPINKRWPLAAVVGWLREHLGCDGPPVMFQYTMIAGVNDSDDDAEALRALTSGLNAKINLIPLNDVATSRMSAPAPERIQAFRDHLHRAGIRVMVRYSKGQDIAAACGQLVAIEAKNKTALN; this is translated from the coding sequence ATGCTAAAGCGCCCTGCCATGTGTTATCACCCTCGCGGTTTTCATGGTGTGTCCAACTCACCCAATTATATATTGTCAAATCGACCATTTGGCGAGCCCATGGCGCAGCGAACTAGAGAAATTTACAAACCAGGCGACATCGAGACCAATCTGATCGGTGTCACTAGCCAGCAGTTGGCCCACAGTTTAAGCCAACGCGGGATCGCCGCTGTACACGCGCGGACTTTGTTTCGGCGCCTCTATAAAGATCTCGCGGTAGAGCCTTGGACAGATCCGACATTGCCGCGGGGACTTGCCGCGCATTTGAGCGCCCACGGACGTCTCGAGTTACCGAACATCAAAAAAGCCCTACGCTCTGGTTACGATCAAAGTGTTAAGTTTCTTTGCGAGCTGCGTGATGGGCGCGAAATTGAAGCCGTGCTCATGCCAGAAAAGGCGCGGCTCACGCTGTGTCTCTCGTCTCAGGTTGGTTGCGCTCAGGCCTGCGTCTTCTGTCACACGGGGCGGATGGGACTGACGCGGCAATTAAGTGTCGCGGAAATAGTTGGGCAACTACTTCTGGCGCAAAGATGGGTGGCCGCCAATCCCGAGTGGTTGCACGACGTGAGATTAAGTCCCGGGACCCGGATCAGCAACGTCGTCTTTATGGGGATGGGAGAGCCGCTTGATAACGTTGAGGCGGTGAGTCAGGCTGTCACAATCATGACCGATCCGTACGGTCTCGCTCTTGGTTTGGCACACATTTCGATTTCAACTGCCGGCCACCTGGAAGGCATCAAGCAGCTTTATGCGGCTCATCCCAAGGCTAGGTTGGCGCTCAGCGTGCATAGCGCTTTTGAGAGTAAGCGGTCGCGCATCATGCCCATCAATAAGCGTTGGCCTCTGGCCGCGGTCGTTGGCTGGTTGCGTGAGCATCTCGGGTGCGATGGTCCTCCCGTCATGTTTCAATACACCATGATTGCTGGTGTAAACGATAGCGATGATGATGCAGAAGCTTTGCGCGCCCTGACTTCCGGGCTAAACGCCAAGATTAATCTGATACCATTGAATGATGTTGCGACATCGCGTATGTCCGCTCCCGCTCCGGAGCGTATCCAAGCATTTCGTGACCATTTGCACCGCGCAGGCATTCGCGTCATGGTGCG
- a CDS encoding ATP-dependent 6-phosphofructokinase, producing the protein MAGRFSIENLGEASYPSPIERVDGFRFTNDAERIALNPILSAATDGAKPLEQEGFEVAGPRSRIYFDPSKTRTAIVTCGGLCPGINAVVRGLVLQLWFRYNCRDILGIRYGFGGLGAKAEPPRKLTPDSVADIHMQGGTVLGTSRGTPPATEIVDHLVAHGINVLFTIGGDGTMRGATAIWNEVKRRGLKIAVVGLPKTIDNDIPFVRRAFGFETAVSIATQSVHSAHVEATGAPYGIGLVKLMGRHAGYITATTCLAAGQANICLIPEVPFKLEGSNGLLQLIEDRVRTRRHCVIVVAEGAGQQFFAGEAQQHDASGNVKLRNIGTYLQEHITAHCQARGLDMTLKYIDPSYLIRSAPANPTDQLLCARLAQNAVHAAMAGKSGLLIGYWHGLMTHVPMAALSGRKQAINPGGETWFNVLETTGQPVHIGT; encoded by the coding sequence ATGGCAGGGCGCTTTAGCATTGAAAATCTAGGTGAGGCTAGCTACCCATCTCCGATCGAGCGGGTGGACGGCTTTCGCTTCACTAACGATGCCGAGCGGATCGCCCTTAATCCGATTCTCAGTGCTGCCACGGATGGGGCTAAACCCCTAGAACAAGAAGGCTTTGAGGTTGCCGGACCACGCTCACGCATCTATTTCGATCCGAGCAAGACGCGCACGGCTATTGTCACCTGTGGCGGACTTTGCCCGGGTATCAATGCCGTCGTCAGAGGCCTCGTGCTGCAACTTTGGTTTCGCTACAACTGTCGCGATATCCTCGGCATTCGCTATGGTTTCGGTGGCCTAGGCGCCAAAGCTGAGCCGCCACGTAAGCTGACACCCGATAGCGTGGCTGACATCCACATGCAAGGTGGTACGGTACTCGGCACTAGCCGCGGCACCCCTCCCGCGACGGAGATCGTCGACCACTTGGTGGCGCACGGCATCAACGTGCTCTTCACAATCGGTGGTGACGGCACGATGCGCGGTGCCACCGCCATTTGGAACGAAGTGAAACGCCGCGGCTTGAAGATTGCTGTCGTCGGTTTGCCCAAGACCATCGATAACGACATTCCCTTCGTACGCCGGGCGTTCGGCTTTGAAACCGCGGTTTCCATCGCTACCCAATCGGTACACTCCGCCCATGTCGAGGCGACTGGCGCCCCCTACGGCATTGGCTTGGTCAAGTTGATGGGACGTCACGCAGGATACATCACGGCGACGACTTGCCTTGCGGCTGGCCAGGCCAACATTTGTTTGATTCCTGAGGTGCCGTTTAAGCTCGAGGGAAGCAACGGGCTGCTGCAGCTCATTGAGGACCGCGTCCGGACCAGGCGTCACTGTGTCATCGTCGTTGCTGAGGGCGCGGGGCAGCAGTTTTTCGCTGGCGAAGCGCAGCAGCACGATGCCTCGGGGAACGTCAAGCTCCGCAACATTGGCACGTACCTGCAGGAGCATATTACGGCGCACTGTCAGGCGCGGGGGCTGGATATGACCCTAAAGTACATAGACCCCAGCTACCTGATAAGGTCAGCCCCGGCCAATCCTACCGACCAGCTCCTCTGTGCGCGTTTGGCACAAAATGCCGTTCACGCGGCAATGGCTGGTAAGTCAGGGCTTTTGATTGGTTACTGGCATGGTCTGATGACCCATGTTCCCATGGCGGCTCTGAGCGGCCGCAAACAAGCTATTAACCCCGGGGGCGAAACCTGGTTCAACGTCTTGGAGACTACCGGTCAACCGGTGCATATAGGGACCTAA
- a CDS encoding HAMP domain-containing protein: MSAGTTTDLERARRSLRSTVIEPFKQIKFGLYVIGVSVAFVGICALMFVIAFEDQYNHVMGIFHVVDPNIQWELVTNDVFYTNAIRIGAMLALFIAVMLTMVFKLTHRYYGPLVSIERFVAQVTEGDYTVRCKIREKDELHDLVVKLNQMADVLEKRHGSHQKTHQS, translated from the coding sequence GTGAGTGCAGGCACCACAACAGATTTAGAGAGAGCCCGCCGCAGTCTCAGATCGACTGTCATCGAGCCCTTTAAACAGATCAAATTTGGCCTTTATGTCATCGGCGTATCGGTGGCTTTCGTCGGCATCTGCGCCCTGATGTTTGTGATCGCATTCGAGGATCAGTACAACCACGTGATGGGTATATTTCACGTCGTCGATCCCAACATTCAGTGGGAACTGGTGACAAACGATGTGTTCTACACCAATGCTATCCGCATTGGGGCCATGCTAGCCTTATTCATTGCTGTCATGCTGACCATGGTGTTCAAGCTAACACACAGATATTACGGCCCTTTAGTCAGCATCGAACGTTTCGTCGCGCAAGTCACTGAGGGCGATTACACCGTTCGTTGCAAAATTCGCGAAAAAGATGAGTTGCATGATCTGGTAGTCAAACTCAACCAAATGGCTGACGTGCTGGAGAAGCGCCACGGATCACACCAGAAGACACACCAGAGCTGA
- a CDS encoding ATP-dependent protease, protein MSKKQLRPTERKKPAAAKATRWTLPKPVPARLTYLKCPTSLFKFRDTSDLGKSHDIIAQDRAVGAINMGLGIRKPGYNIYVAGIQGTGKTSVIRSFLEQWSSDSPRPSDYIYVYDFEDTESPKAIKMPAGEGRKFKKQMDALIKQLRELVPSALQSEDYENAVNAYVSASNERKAKLYAELEKLAKSMDFVIKSTRMGIETIPVVDGRALTEKEYSKLGDVDRESIEDRRSQLEPEVLDFARKVRAIEQETSGFVESLRNDLGLNLVGREIDPLLEEYKDHSEIAAHLTAVKNHILENLLDFVDESHDQEQEPAHLMNEERDRFVKYKVNVFVDNTNVQGAPVIIESNPTYYNLFGRIEKNVEHGMYLTDFTMIKAGAIHRASGGYLVLNAMDIFKTTSIWDTLKRALKNRLGFIEDMGEQYSLLPTSGLRPVPIPLDVKVILIGNNDIYHLLHSGDEDFHKIFKIKADFDHRMTRNAETVNAYASFIATRTHVEKLLPFNADGIAAVVEYGSRMVEDQRYLSTQFAEIKDLTIESDYLARGEKAKEVTRSHVEQALDLKHHRLSLVEEQMLDMVRHEDIMLTVDGSRIGQVNGLAVYDLGDFSFGKLGRITCNVSMTREGIFNIERASRLSGKIHDKGIFILSSFLNAILAKEEALGVAASICFEQSYGVIDGDSATVAETVAVLSSLAEIPVHQHVAMTGSLNQFGDVQPVGGINEKVEGFFKTSRLIGKGKSYDVLIPAQNVPNLMLHAKVRAAIDARKFRIFPIRSINDAFELATGVPLGYTQVQHDKFPDGTALATIVAKLVKLRKARKAKKHE, encoded by the coding sequence GTGTCTAAAAAGCAGTTGCGGCCGACCGAGCGTAAGAAGCCAGCGGCAGCAAAGGCGACGCGCTGGACACTCCCCAAACCAGTGCCAGCGCGTCTGACTTACCTCAAATGTCCAACGAGTCTCTTTAAATTCCGGGACACTTCGGACCTTGGCAAATCACACGATATCATCGCCCAGGATCGTGCCGTTGGTGCAATCAATATGGGGCTGGGGATTCGTAAACCCGGCTACAACATTTACGTCGCTGGAATTCAGGGTACTGGTAAAACCAGCGTCATCCGCTCCTTCCTGGAGCAATGGTCAAGTGACTCACCGCGCCCCTCTGATTACATCTACGTGTACGACTTTGAGGATACCGAATCGCCCAAGGCCATCAAGATGCCGGCCGGCGAAGGGCGGAAATTCAAGAAGCAGATGGATGCGCTGATCAAGCAGCTGCGCGAGCTTGTGCCGTCGGCCCTTCAGAGCGAAGATTACGAAAACGCCGTTAACGCCTACGTATCTGCGTCGAACGAGCGGAAGGCCAAGCTTTACGCCGAGCTCGAAAAATTGGCCAAGTCCATGGATTTCGTCATCAAGTCTACACGCATGGGCATCGAGACGATCCCGGTAGTCGATGGACGCGCGCTTACAGAAAAAGAATATAGCAAACTCGGCGATGTCGATCGTGAATCGATTGAAGACCGACGATCGCAGCTTGAGCCTGAGGTGCTCGACTTTGCGCGCAAGGTCCGCGCAATCGAGCAAGAGACGAGCGGCTTTGTCGAGTCCCTACGCAACGATCTTGGCCTCAATCTCGTCGGTCGCGAAATTGATCCCCTACTCGAAGAATACAAGGACCACAGCGAAATTGCGGCTCACCTGACCGCAGTCAAAAATCATATTCTTGAGAATCTGCTCGATTTCGTCGACGAAAGCCATGACCAGGAGCAAGAGCCTGCGCATTTGATGAACGAGGAGCGCGATCGCTTCGTCAAATACAAAGTCAATGTCTTCGTCGACAACACCAATGTTCAAGGCGCCCCCGTCATCATCGAGTCAAATCCGACCTACTATAATTTGTTCGGTCGTATTGAAAAAAACGTCGAACACGGTATGTACCTGACCGACTTCACCATGATCAAGGCCGGCGCTATCCACCGCGCTAGCGGTGGTTATCTGGTGCTGAACGCCATGGACATCTTCAAGACCACAAGCATCTGGGATACGCTCAAGCGGGCATTGAAAAATCGGCTGGGGTTCATCGAGGATATGGGCGAGCAGTATTCACTACTGCCCACGTCAGGCCTAAGACCGGTACCGATTCCACTCGATGTCAAAGTTATCCTGATCGGTAACAACGACATCTATCATCTCCTCCATTCGGGCGACGAGGACTTCCACAAAATATTCAAGATCAAAGCTGACTTCGATCATCGCATGACGCGCAATGCCGAGACTGTGAATGCTTACGCTAGTTTTATAGCAACGCGCACGCATGTCGAAAAACTTTTGCCCTTTAATGCCGATGGCATTGCGGCAGTCGTCGAATACGGCTCACGAATGGTCGAGGATCAGCGCTACCTCTCCACGCAATTTGCTGAGATTAAAGATCTCACCATCGAAAGTGATTATCTTGCTCGCGGTGAGAAGGCGAAGGAAGTGACACGCTCTCACGTCGAGCAAGCGCTAGACCTGAAGCACCACCGCTTGAGCTTGGTGGAAGAGCAAATGCTCGACATGGTACGCCATGAAGACATCATGCTCACAGTAGACGGCAGCCGCATAGGCCAGGTCAACGGACTTGCCGTTTATGACCTAGGCGATTTCTCATTCGGCAAGCTGGGACGCATCACCTGCAACGTCTCGATGACGCGTGAAGGCATTTTCAACATTGAGCGTGCTAGCCGCCTTTCGGGTAAGATTCATGACAAGGGTATCTTCATTCTGAGCAGTTTTCTCAATGCTATTTTGGCGAAAGAAGAAGCCTTGGGAGTCGCTGCCAGCATATGCTTCGAGCAATCCTACGGTGTCATCGATGGTGACAGCGCCACGGTGGCCGAAACAGTGGCCGTGCTTAGTTCGCTCGCCGAAATCCCCGTCCATCAGCACGTCGCGATGACGGGAAGTCTCAATCAGTTCGGTGATGTACAGCCAGTTGGGGGCATTAACGAAAAAGTTGAGGGCTTTTTTAAGACCTCGCGACTCATCGGCAAAGGCAAGAGTTACGACGTCTTGATTCCGGCACAAAATGTGCCAAATCTGATGCTTCATGCAAAGGTTCGCGCAGCGATAGACGCTCGAAAATTCAGGATATTCCCGATTCGCAGTATCAACGACGCCTTTGAACTAGCCACCGGTGTGCCTCTAGGATACACGCAGGTGCAGCACGATAAATTTCCTGATGGTACAGCACTGGCGACAATAGTTGCGAAGCTTGTCAAACTCCGGAAAGCGCGCAAAGCCAAAAAACACGAGTAA
- the genX gene encoding EF-P lysine aminoacylase GenX: MKNDIVLGLKARARLKAAIRDFFAERDYLEADTPIAVTTPGIEVHLRYFKTAWVDHSGQAHPLYLRSSPEIHMKKLLAAGADRIFQLAPCFRNWGETSDWHHPEFTMLEWYEVGLSFHGLIDQTEALIRSCRNALGSHLKLPAKIERISVFEAFERWVGVSLIDEDQALAAKGIRAGAVSLRDDDDFETAFFKLLLERVEPGIEALGAAVLYDYPESQAALATVRDGTAKRFEIYIGRVELCNGFEELLDADANAARIRSSLQRRAQLGYEVPEEDQAFYAALRRGIPACSGNALGFDRLLALLLGQNKLVSLIR, translated from the coding sequence ATGAAGAACGACATCGTCTTGGGGCTCAAAGCTAGAGCCCGACTAAAGGCAGCAATTCGCGATTTTTTCGCTGAGCGCGACTACCTCGAAGCCGACACTCCGATCGCGGTAACAACGCCCGGCATCGAGGTACATCTCCGCTATTTTAAAACGGCATGGGTCGATCACAGCGGCCAAGCGCACCCGCTCTACCTGAGATCTAGCCCCGAGATTCATATGAAAAAGCTGTTGGCCGCGGGAGCTGACCGCATTTTTCAGTTGGCGCCATGTTTTCGTAATTGGGGTGAAACTTCAGATTGGCATCATCCAGAGTTCACGATGCTCGAGTGGTACGAGGTGGGTCTTTCCTTTCACGGTTTGATCGACCAGACCGAAGCTCTGATAAGAAGTTGCCGGAACGCTCTCGGGTCCCATTTAAAATTGCCTGCCAAAATCGAACGAATCAGTGTCTTTGAAGCTTTCGAGCGCTGGGTAGGCGTCTCACTCATTGATGAAGATCAAGCGTTGGCAGCTAAAGGGATTCGTGCGGGTGCCGTTTCCCTGCGGGATGACGATGACTTTGAGACTGCCTTTTTCAAATTACTCCTCGAGCGCGTCGAACCTGGTATCGAAGCTCTTGGTGCCGCGGTGCTCTACGACTACCCTGAGTCACAAGCGGCGTTAGCAACGGTGCGTGACGGTACCGCTAAACGCTTTGAGATTTACATTGGGCGCGTCGAGCTATGCAACGGGTTCGAAGAATTGCTCGATGCCGACGCCAACGCAGCGCGCATTCGCAGTAGTCTCCAACGGCGCGCTCAACTGGGCTACGAGGTCCCAGAGGAGGACCAGGCATTCTACGCGGCTCTGCGCCGTGGCATCCCTGCGTGCTCGGGAAACGCCCTTGGCTTTGACCGCCTATTAGCGCTGCTTTTGGGACAAAATAAACTCGTGTCTCTCATCCGATAG
- a CDS encoding PilZ domain-containing protein, whose translation MSLEKIKLRSIGLKPDPERVWMVAAHASQVCGPLLAEEVISLGRHGGIRAMRIWHVMRPEDVRDFAGIEADLKESLQGDKRQGCPRIPCDASVLLQLRNQVTVHGQSIDLAFNGMLLRTDRGILRVGTGLNLTASSDRFIGPFTTRGRVARKASDGIYGIEFLEPDDEAREVIDKFLSDATKRAAA comes from the coding sequence ATGAGCCTCGAAAAAATCAAGCTGCGATCGATAGGACTCAAACCCGATCCGGAGCGCGTTTGGATGGTGGCAGCACATGCCTCGCAAGTCTGCGGCCCGCTCTTAGCGGAAGAGGTCATAAGCCTCGGGCGCCACGGAGGTATCCGTGCCATGCGCATATGGCATGTGATGCGCCCGGAGGACGTACGTGACTTCGCTGGAATTGAGGCTGACCTTAAAGAGAGTCTTCAGGGGGACAAGCGCCAAGGTTGCCCGCGCATCCCTTGCGATGCCTCAGTACTTCTGCAACTTAGAAACCAAGTGACCGTGCACGGGCAAAGCATAGACCTAGCTTTCAATGGCATGCTGCTGCGGACTGACCGTGGGATCCTAAGGGTCGGCACGGGCCTGAATCTAACAGCAAGTAGCGATCGCTTCATTGGCCCATTCACGACTCGTGGGCGCGTTGCCCGCAAGGCAAGCGATGGTATCTACGGCATCGAATTCCTCGAGCCGGATGATGAAGCACGCGAGGTGATCGATAAATTCTTGAGTGATGCAACTAAGCGCGCAGCGGCCTAG
- a CDS encoding tetratricopeptide repeat protein, whose product MKIRLISALIGLLSAAPLGRAEVAAPATAASLETNQPPMIVRHSLTEVTVFQGDEVTLTVVPGGKDVQVRWEKEGHIFCRTPGCTIDTGNLGFGSHRLTVIASNSAGTVYLEYSLRIVTAPVDHRPAVVSPRMINGEDLQGSGPDDWAVRLLGGRATLEVDATTYRKSRAIGSLATRLPWAAHPKITTGAQSQIQCGQSGFMELQALADTELTLAETTEGRDIKVHTGTLRVRRLDDAASATTVDACGLATAKLEAHADVIVTCSKDAPAQMSVLRGSIKVRRISPPGSGEVLPEPGYTVGYGQKMMIAEKGDLAGDLQPIETFKIQPLVTATSRDVLPEALSAWEIDGPYRLLLPRSKDATAAKAAAGQYISKQEYLSALETLAPFWTKLAKDGDGALLMARAYAGLYLYEEALAQMREAIKLMPDSPMPHYEIGRLFASVAKWKIAARAYEGADQRDYPNQKELQFRRGEALANSGDPDAALRAFKRVLWYPPSDDSSVKSMNQIEEINDQNIKAAYARVGLFYDSAILRVADTKLELGDGVTRSNYGSGYKVDAGLSLWPYRSAEGWTEIALEATWRDFIKPTSRELATASQRLRFTTEMGLGGTRLERFFTAGITAALGQDIIGAVHQLSRVTAGVQLGSPWLQSMRIEMDRSFLVDPSPGRPRSIEPIRWELGQPGDFAAVQSSIALSGNLWARGDWRFAMKLLNRVTAYRADTMRAEGFSDNGAVLSLVRAPHTRTTLQWQLSQNSRRFAKSLDGRSDNDLIIGMRWDFYFTPDVKQSLEASYETQSSTRSDNKFKRKFVCYELQVDL is encoded by the coding sequence GTGAAGATACGCCTGATCTCAGCCTTAATAGGGCTTTTGTCCGCAGCTCCTCTCGGTCGCGCGGAGGTAGCTGCGCCCGCTACCGCCGCTAGCTTGGAGACTAATCAGCCACCAATGATCGTCAGGCACTCCCTGACTGAGGTCACTGTATTCCAGGGGGACGAGGTCACTCTGACGGTGGTGCCAGGGGGCAAAGACGTCCAAGTACGCTGGGAGAAAGAGGGGCACATTTTCTGTCGGACGCCAGGCTGCACCATCGACACTGGCAACTTGGGTTTTGGTTCTCATCGGCTCACGGTGATTGCGAGCAATTCAGCTGGAACTGTTTACCTCGAGTACAGTCTGCGGATCGTCACGGCTCCGGTGGATCACCGACCTGCGGTGGTTAGTCCGCGTATGATAAACGGCGAGGACCTACAGGGCAGTGGACCAGATGATTGGGCTGTGCGGTTGCTTGGTGGAAGGGCGACGCTCGAGGTGGACGCTACAACCTACAGAAAAAGTCGCGCCATCGGGTCCTTGGCGACCCGTCTCCCATGGGCGGCTCACCCGAAGATTACAACGGGGGCTCAGTCACAAATCCAGTGCGGACAGAGTGGTTTCATGGAGCTGCAGGCGCTCGCGGATACTGAACTCACTTTAGCCGAAACCACTGAGGGTCGTGACATCAAAGTGCACACTGGCACCCTGCGCGTGCGCCGTCTTGACGACGCCGCCAGTGCCACTACGGTCGACGCCTGTGGCTTGGCCACAGCCAAACTAGAAGCTCATGCCGATGTGATTGTGACATGCTCGAAGGATGCACCGGCGCAGATGAGTGTCCTCCGGGGATCCATCAAAGTTAGGCGTATATCTCCACCGGGTAGCGGAGAGGTATTACCGGAGCCAGGTTATACCGTTGGTTACGGACAAAAGATGATGATTGCCGAAAAGGGCGACCTCGCCGGTGACTTGCAACCGATCGAAACCTTTAAAATCCAGCCGCTGGTGACGGCGACTAGTCGTGACGTTTTGCCTGAGGCTTTGAGTGCATGGGAGATTGACGGTCCGTATCGTCTGTTGCTACCCCGCAGTAAAGACGCAACCGCCGCCAAAGCTGCCGCCGGCCAGTACATCAGTAAACAGGAATACTTGAGTGCGTTGGAAACTCTGGCACCGTTTTGGACCAAATTGGCCAAGGACGGCGACGGTGCGCTACTCATGGCGCGAGCATATGCTGGACTTTATTTATACGAGGAGGCTTTAGCGCAGATGCGTGAGGCCATCAAATTGATGCCTGATTCACCAATGCCGCATTATGAAATCGGCCGCCTCTTTGCTAGCGTCGCGAAATGGAAAATAGCTGCTAGGGCCTATGAAGGTGCCGATCAGCGAGATTACCCTAATCAGAAGGAACTGCAGTTTAGACGCGGCGAGGCTCTGGCGAATAGTGGTGATCCTGATGCGGCGTTGCGTGCCTTTAAACGCGTCCTTTGGTACCCTCCAAGCGACGACAGTAGTGTCAAATCCATGAACCAAATCGAGGAAATTAACGATCAAAACATTAAGGCAGCTTATGCGCGTGTCGGCCTTTTTTATGATTCAGCGATCCTACGGGTCGCTGATACCAAATTAGAACTAGGCGACGGTGTCACCAGGAGTAATTATGGCTCAGGCTATAAGGTGGATGCCGGTTTAAGTCTTTGGCCTTACCGTAGTGCTGAGGGGTGGACTGAGATAGCGCTTGAAGCAACTTGGCGTGATTTCATTAAACCAACCAGTCGCGAACTCGCCACCGCTAGTCAGCGTCTGCGATTTACGACAGAGATGGGCCTGGGTGGCACACGTCTGGAGCGTTTTTTTACCGCCGGTATCACTGCTGCCCTTGGTCAAGACATCATCGGTGCTGTACACCAGCTGTCACGGGTGACGGCGGGTGTGCAACTGGGCTCCCCCTGGCTCCAAAGTATGCGGATCGAGATGGATCGCAGTTTTTTGGTCGATCCGTCCCCAGGGCGCCCACGCAGTATCGAGCCGATCAGGTGGGAACTCGGGCAGCCAGGCGATTTTGCTGCCGTGCAATCATCGATCGCGTTGAGCGGCAATCTATGGGCGCGCGGGGATTGGCGCTTCGCCATGAAGCTGCTCAATCGGGTCACGGCATACCGGGCTGACACTATGCGCGCGGAAGGCTTTAGCGATAACGGTGCTGTGCTCTCTTTAGTTCGCGCCCCGCACACACGGACCACATTACAGTGGCAACTCAGTCAGAATAGTCGTAGGTTCGCCAAGTCGCTTGATGGTCGCAGCGATAACGATCTCATCATCGGAATGCGTTGGGACTTTTATTTCACGCCGGATGTGAAGCAATCACTAGAGGCGTCCTATGAGACCCAGAGTTCGACGCGTAGCGACAACAAATTTAAGCGTAAATTCGTTTGCTACGAACTTCAGGTAGATCTCTGA
- the coaD gene encoding pantetheine-phosphate adenylyltransferase, protein MARTLKTAQRSGKSRKAADRVGIFAGSFDPPTHGHIDLIARATELVDLLVIGIGASEGKLPLFSTDERVALIKSLCSKLKNIRVETYSGLTVDFATSVGATISIRGVRSAIDYDYEMRMAMMNQTLKPDLQTLFLPTRSEFSHVSSTLAKEIARHGGAAELLVPAPVAKALKRKFAP, encoded by the coding sequence TTGGCACGCACGCTCAAGACAGCGCAACGGTCTGGAAAATCTCGTAAAGCAGCAGACCGTGTGGGCATATTTGCAGGTAGTTTTGACCCACCGACGCATGGCCACATCGATTTGATCGCGCGGGCCACCGAGCTAGTTGATCTCCTTGTGATCGGTATCGGCGCCTCAGAGGGAAAATTACCACTATTTTCGACCGACGAGCGCGTAGCGCTGATCAAATCGCTGTGCTCCAAGCTCAAAAATATTCGCGTTGAGACCTATAGCGGCCTGACGGTGGACTTCGCTACAAGTGTCGGAGCTACAATAAGCATCCGTGGCGTAAGATCGGCCATCGACTATGACTACGAGATGCGTATGGCGATGATGAATCAAACGTTGAAGCCGGATTTGCAGACGCTGTTTCTACCGACACGGTCGGAGTTTAGTCATGTGTCTTCGACCCTGGCCAAAGAAATTGCACGGCACGGCGGCGCTGCCGAGCTTTTGGTTCCAGCACCAGTGGCAAAGGCGCTGAAACGCAAGTTCGCGCCGTGA
- the rsmD gene encoding 16S rRNA (guanine(966)-N(2))-methyltransferase RsmD, with amino-acid sequence MLISSGWAKGARLQVPPGDATRPTAVKVRAAALNMLAHDLPGAQVLDLFAGSGAMGLEAVSRGAARAVFVEHAAPALKALKANIAEVERRARVQGLDQPPLSVLARSLPESLTALRGPFDVVFIDPPYNLVSKLAVPLLAGIAGLVAEGGIVLCESAAADAEAIVAAAASGWQVHQQRAYGETALVMLLR; translated from the coding sequence ATGCTGATTTCGTCCGGCTGGGCCAAGGGTGCGCGGCTGCAGGTACCTCCCGGAGACGCGACGCGGCCAACTGCCGTCAAGGTGCGGGCGGCGGCGCTCAATATGCTGGCGCACGACCTACCGGGAGCCCAAGTCCTTGATCTTTTTGCTGGTAGCGGGGCCATGGGACTCGAGGCCGTCAGCCGCGGTGCGGCCCGGGCTGTGTTTGTCGAGCATGCGGCACCGGCCCTAAAAGCACTTAAGGCGAACATTGCCGAGGTCGAGCGTCGCGCTAGGGTGCAGGGCCTCGATCAGCCGCCGCTCTCGGTGCTGGCGCGCTCCCTGCCGGAATCGTTGACAGCACTCAGAGGGCCTTTTGATGTCGTGTTTATTGACCCCCCTTACAATCTTGTGTCCAAGCTGGCCGTGCCACTTCTCGCCGGCATCGCAGGGCTCGTAGCTGAAGGGGGTATCGTCCTTTGCGAAAGCGCCGCTGCTGACGCTGAGGCCATTGTGGCGGCGGCCGCATCTGGCTGGCAGGTCCATCAGCAGCGAGCTTATGGTGAAACTGCACTGGTCATGCTGCTAAGATGA